The Arachis hypogaea cultivar Tifrunner chromosome 19, arahy.Tifrunner.gnm2.J5K5, whole genome shotgun sequence genome has a window encoding:
- the LOC140182389 gene encoding uncharacterized mitochondrial protein AtMg00860-like, whose product MNATSAGSRGIWLETVYTGNAGIQPNPILRPETEEEHAEHLRTVLQILKDRKLYTKLSKCEFWESEVKFLSHVVSKQGIARDPAKVEVVMNWGRPISVTEIMSFLGLARYYRRFIKEFSQLALLLTKLIRKDMPFVWTSECEESFQVLKQRLTTAPVLILPEPSELFEIYCDALLKGLGYVLMQHWNVVAYASRKSERCGECPESEVFVCSLDDAMGRRVIKGISRFEPGT is encoded by the exons ATGAATGCTACAAGTGCAGGAAGCCGAGGCATATGGCTCGAGACTGTCTACACAGGAAACGCCGGGATCCAGCCGAATCCGATTCTCAGACCCGAG ACTGAGGAGGAGCATGCTGAACACTTGCGAACTGTGCTGCAAATCTTAAAGGACAGGAAGTTATATACCAAGTTATCTAAATGCGAGTTCTGggagagtgaggtgaagtttcttAGTCATGTAGTGAGTAAGCAGGGAATAGCTAGGGATCCTGCTAAGGTAGAAGTAGTAATGAATTGGGGGCGACCAATTTCAGTGACAGAGATCATGAGTTTCCTAGGTTTGGCAAGATATTATCGAAGATTTATTAAGGAattttcacagctcgccttacTTTTAACTAAACTGATTAGGAAGGATATGCCTTTTGTCTGGACTTCAGAGTGTGAAGAGAGTTTTCAAGTATTGAAGCAAAGGTTGACTACTGCACCCGTGTTAATATTGCCTGAGCCAAGTGAACTATTTGAAATATACTGTGATGCATTATTAAAGGGTTTGGGGTACGTTCTGATGCAGCATTggaatgttgtagcatacgcctcacg gaaaagcgaacgttgtggcgAATGCCCTGAGTCGGAAGTCTTTGTATGCAGCTTAGATGATGCTATGGGAAGAAGAGTTATTAAAGGAATTTCAAGGTTTGAACCTGGAACTTAG